The Solibacillus sp. FSL W7-1436 genome window below encodes:
- the efp gene encoding elongation factor P: MISVNDFRTGLTIIVDGNLFRVLEFQHVKPGKGAAFVRSKLRNLRNGNVTEKTFRAGEKVEKAMIENRKMQYLYAQGDEHVFMDLESYDQTTLAAAQIEDELYYLLENMEVHIQTYAGEMLGLELPNTVTLEVAETEPGIKGDTASGGSKPAKMETGLMVNVPFFVNQGDKLIINTTEGTYVSRA; the protein is encoded by the coding sequence ATGATCTCAGTAAACGATTTCCGTACAGGTTTAACAATTATCGTTGACGGTAACTTATTCCGCGTACTAGAATTCCAACACGTAAAACCAGGTAAAGGTGCTGCATTCGTACGTTCTAAATTACGTAACCTGCGTAACGGCAACGTAACAGAAAAAACTTTCCGTGCTGGTGAAAAAGTAGAAAAAGCAATGATCGAAAACCGCAAAATGCAATATTTATATGCACAAGGTGATGAGCATGTATTCATGGACTTAGAGTCATATGACCAAACAACATTAGCTGCTGCTCAAATCGAAGACGAACTTTACTACTTATTAGAGAACATGGAAGTTCATATCCAAACATATGCAGGTGAAATGTTAGGTCTTGAATTACCAAACACAGTAACTTTAGAAGTTGCTGAAACAGAGCCGGGTATTAAAGGCGATACAGCTTCAGGCGGTTCAAAGCCAGCTAAAATGGAAACAGGATTAATGGTAAACGTACCATTCTTCGTTAACCAAGGCGACAAATTAATCATCAACACAACTGAAGGCACTTACGTTTCTCGCGCATAA
- a CDS encoding M24 family metallopeptidase, giving the protein MKLTKLRQALIENNVEAILITNEYNRRYMTGFTGTSGVAVVSQQDAVFITDFRYTEQASEQVKEFRVVQHSGPIHEEVAKQVAAMGVKSLAFEKDAMQYGTYEVYNSAVNVDFVPVSGLIEKIRLIKTEEEINIIKVACEIADNAFSHILNFIKPGITELDVSNELEFFMRKQGATSSSFDIIVASGLRSALPHGVATNKIIETGDFVTLDFGAYYNGYISDITRTIAVGQPSEKLVEMYNAVLESQLLALEKVGPGMTGIEADAVARDYLKSKGLGEAFGHSTGHGIGLEVHEGPGLSFRSNTVLEPNMVVTIEPGVYIPGVGGVRIEDDILITKTGNEVLTHSTKELIIL; this is encoded by the coding sequence ATGAAACTTACTAAATTACGTCAAGCACTAATTGAGAACAATGTCGAAGCAATACTCATAACAAATGAATACAACCGCCGTTATATGACTGGCTTCACAGGCACATCGGGTGTTGCGGTTGTTTCCCAGCAGGATGCTGTATTTATCACAGATTTCCGCTATACAGAACAAGCATCAGAGCAAGTAAAGGAATTCCGTGTTGTTCAGCATAGCGGTCCGATCCATGAAGAAGTGGCAAAACAAGTGGCGGCAATGGGTGTAAAATCATTGGCATTTGAAAAGGATGCCATGCAGTATGGTACATATGAAGTATATAATTCGGCAGTGAATGTTGATTTCGTGCCAGTTTCAGGTTTAATTGAAAAAATTCGCTTGATTAAGACTGAAGAAGAGATTAATATTATTAAGGTTGCATGTGAAATCGCAGATAATGCATTTTCACATATTTTAAATTTCATCAAGCCTGGTATTACAGAGCTTGACGTATCGAATGAATTAGAATTTTTCATGCGTAAACAAGGTGCTACAAGTTCTTCGTTCGATATTATTGTTGCGAGCGGATTACGTTCTGCATTGCCGCACGGTGTTGCGACAAACAAAATTATCGAAACGGGCGATTTTGTAACACTTGATTTTGGTGCTTACTATAATGGTTACATTTCGGACATTACACGTACAATCGCTGTAGGCCAACCATCAGAGAAGTTGGTAGAAATGTACAATGCTGTGCTCGAGTCTCAGCTTCTTGCGCTTGAAAAAGTTGGTCCGGGTATGACAGGGATCGAAGCGGACGCTGTAGCACGAGATTATTTGAAATCAAAAGGCTTAGGCGAAGCGTTCGGTCACTCGACTGGTCACGGTATCGGCCTTGAAGTGCATGAAGGACCTGGGTTATCATTCCGTTCCAATACGGTACTTGAGCCAAATATGGTTGTAACAATTGAACCGGGAGTATACATTCCTGGAGTTGGTGGCGTTCGAATTGAGGACGATATTTTAATCACAAAAACGGGTAATGAAGTACTAACACATTCGACTAAAGAATTAATCATTTTATAA
- a CDS encoding DNA helicase encodes MHLFVTALFTSFIVTVSLKGLHLFDFIKWHPVSFLKKLEWFEWTAFERWVILFLIIAIAVFILLVVTQLLVMVPPFLLSVILGVVIAAILEWQILNLPIEWSSFKKFSIPFFVVVVTSMRLIVETARYRTITLFR; translated from the coding sequence ATGCATCTGTTTGTCACGGCATTATTTACATCATTTATTGTGACTGTCAGCTTAAAAGGCCTGCACTTATTTGATTTTATTAAATGGCATCCGGTTTCATTTCTGAAAAAATTGGAATGGTTCGAGTGGACGGCTTTCGAGAGATGGGTCATTTTATTTTTAATTATCGCCATTGCTGTTTTTATATTGTTGGTTGTAACTCAGCTGCTCGTTATGGTACCGCCGTTTTTGCTGTCAGTTATTTTGGGTGTTGTCATTGCAGCAATACTGGAATGGCAAATTTTAAATCTACCTATTGAATGGTCATCATTCAAAAAATTCTCCATCCCGTTTTTCGTTGTAGTGGTGACGTCGATGCGCCTAATCGTAGAAACGGCCAGATACCGTACAATTACATTATTTCGTTAG
- a CDS encoding DUF1385 domain-containing protein has product MFTGQDHMVTAIRRNDDSIDYFHVKKEKKPIFQKLKKIPFVRGVVALIESAGFGSRHLQFASDRYDVTPGEEEDNNGEEPSKLMMILGVAVIGVLSFLFGKFVFTLVPMFLAEFLKPWFPGKTVQILIETGFKLVLLLGYLQIISMTPLIKRVFQYHGAEHKVINCYEAGLDLTVENVQKQSRLHYRCGSSFILFTVIVGMFTYFFVPVDPLWVRLVSRILLIPVVIGISFEVLQATNAVREIPVLRFLGYPGLWLQLLTTKEPKDEMVEVAIASFNKLHEVEKNPAVAQTLVHD; this is encoded by the coding sequence ATGTTCACAGGTCAGGACCATATGGTAACGGCAATCCGTCGAAATGACGATTCCATCGATTATTTCCATGTAAAAAAAGAGAAAAAGCCTATTTTTCAAAAGCTGAAGAAAATTCCGTTCGTACGCGGTGTTGTCGCATTGATCGAATCGGCAGGCTTTGGGTCACGCCATTTGCAGTTTGCTTCTGACCGCTATGATGTTACACCAGGTGAAGAAGAAGATAACAATGGTGAAGAGCCTTCGAAGTTAATGATGATTTTAGGAGTAGCCGTTATTGGTGTGCTCTCATTTTTATTCGGTAAGTTTGTCTTTACATTAGTGCCGATGTTTTTGGCAGAATTTTTAAAACCTTGGTTCCCGGGGAAAACGGTTCAGATTTTAATCGAAACTGGCTTTAAATTAGTTTTGCTTCTTGGCTATTTGCAAATTATTTCGATGACGCCATTGATTAAACGTGTATTCCAGTACCATGGTGCCGAGCATAAAGTCATTAACTGCTATGAAGCAGGCCTTGACTTAACGGTCGAAAATGTACAAAAACAATCACGACTTCATTATCGCTGCGGTTCAAGTTTTATTTTATTTACCGTAATTGTAGGTATGTTTACATATTTCTTCGTACCGGTCGATCCGCTTTGGGTTCGTCTTGTGAGCCGTATTTTATTAATCCCGGTTGTCATCGGTATTTCTTTTGAAGTATTACAGGCGACAAATGCCGTTCGTGAAATTCCGGTTTTACGTTTCCTGGGCTATCCCGGATTATGGCTGCAGCTGTTAACGACAAAAGAGCCGAAAGACGAGATGGTGGAAGTAGCGATCGCATCTTTCAACAAGCTGCATGAAGTCGAGAAAAATCCGGCTGTAGCACAAACATTAGTTCATGATTAA
- a CDS encoding ABC transporter ATP-binding protein, whose translation MKTIFQFMRRYKWPAALAFFLMLMELASDLIQPLFMARMINEGLLEENLHNVAFWGGCLFALALFSFLSGVLNSFFSAHVAHSFGFDLRKALYSKIQSLTMATYLTFPTSGLITRLTSDVTQTMNIVFMMLRIAMKAPLMTVGSLIMAFVINAKLALILCVSFPFLLIFLIWMVSVGIKLFAQVQQRLDFVNRQLQEGLQAVRLIKAYMRGQYEESRFLSIAENLKFDTIKATRVMEVALPVLQFVMNISLLIVIWVGAEAIRENDILAGDLAAIINYAFRMTASFSIFSFIIIAYARAKASAERIEEILNVEEGIEEVQKNEAPVLEKFSIRFDNVSFHYPTTEQYTLQNLSFSIESGEKIAIMGATGSGKSTILQLVEHFYEPSSGNIFINDQNIKDIPLQQLRQSISYVPQQSLLFSGTIVDNLRWGQNDATIEQIFDATKKAQIHHSIESFDEQYETMIGQRGINLSGGQKQRLAIARALLKPASLLILDDSTSALDVSTEQKLWEALDQEAITMLVVTQKIQTAQTADRILLIDEGRLHGFGTHDQLMATNDLYAKIVASQQEVLA comes from the coding sequence ATGAAAACGATTTTTCAATTTATGAGGCGCTATAAATGGCCTGCAGCACTCGCTTTTTTCCTGATGCTGATGGAACTGGCGAGCGATCTGATCCAGCCGCTCTTCATGGCAAGGATGATCAATGAAGGACTGCTTGAAGAAAACTTACATAATGTCGCGTTCTGGGGTGGCTGTTTATTTGCTTTAGCCCTGTTCTCTTTCCTAAGCGGAGTACTCAACTCCTTCTTCTCTGCGCATGTCGCCCATAGTTTCGGCTTTGATCTGCGCAAAGCATTGTACAGTAAAATACAATCACTGACGATGGCGACTTACCTGACATTCCCTACTTCCGGACTCATTACACGTCTGACTAGCGATGTTACCCAAACGATGAATATCGTCTTTATGATGCTGCGGATTGCGATGAAAGCTCCGTTAATGACGGTTGGATCGCTTATCATGGCATTTGTCATCAATGCGAAACTTGCCCTCATTTTATGTGTCAGCTTTCCGTTTCTGCTTATCTTTCTTATATGGATGGTATCAGTCGGAATCAAGCTGTTCGCGCAAGTACAGCAGCGACTTGATTTTGTGAACCGCCAGCTTCAGGAAGGTTTGCAGGCTGTCCGTTTGATTAAAGCGTACATGCGTGGACAATATGAAGAAAGCCGCTTTTTATCCATTGCAGAGAATCTGAAATTCGATACGATCAAAGCGACACGTGTTATGGAAGTTGCATTGCCTGTTCTTCAGTTTGTTATGAATATCAGTCTGCTGATTGTCATTTGGGTTGGTGCAGAGGCGATCCGCGAGAATGATATTCTTGCCGGTGACTTGGCCGCTATTATCAACTATGCATTCCGTATGACGGCATCATTTTCTATTTTTTCATTTATCATTATTGCTTATGCCCGCGCCAAAGCGTCTGCTGAGCGTATTGAAGAGATTTTAAATGTCGAGGAAGGTATAGAGGAAGTCCAAAAAAATGAAGCTCCTGTCCTTGAAAAATTCTCGATTCGTTTTGACAATGTCTCATTCCATTATCCGACAACAGAACAATATACGCTTCAAAATTTGTCATTTTCAATTGAAAGCGGAGAAAAAATTGCCATTATGGGGGCAACCGGTTCAGGAAAATCGACTATTTTACAATTGGTTGAGCATTTTTACGAACCGAGCAGTGGTAACATCTTTATTAATGATCAAAATATTAAGGATATCCCATTGCAGCAGTTACGCCAGTCGATTTCCTATGTTCCGCAGCAATCCCTGCTGTTTTCGGGTACGATTGTGGATAATTTACGATGGGGGCAAAATGATGCAACAATTGAGCAAATTTTTGATGCAACGAAAAAAGCGCAAATTCATCACTCGATCGAAAGCTTTGATGAACAGTATGAGACGATGATCGGACAGCGTGGGATTAACTTGTCCGGTGGGCAGAAACAGCGTCTGGCAATTGCCCGTGCCCTGTTAAAACCGGCGTCATTACTGATTTTAGATGACAGTACGTCAGCGCTGGATGTCTCGACAGAGCAGAAATTATGGGAGGCACTTGATCAGGAGGCCATCACAATGCTTGTCGTAACCCAAAAAATCCAGACAGCGCAAACGGCCGATCGTATACTGCTTATTGATGAAGGCCGACTGCATGGGTTTGGCACTCATGACCAATTAATGGCAACGAACGATCTGTATGCAAAAATTGTTGCTTCTCAGCAGGAGGTGCTTGCCTAA
- a CDS encoding ABC transporter ATP-binding protein, which produces MKFFDYEPIITKEQIKNASGRKKKGERAQNWTYTLKRIFDFVAEQKMLLFIVLLLVILSSAFALIGPFIIGRLIDQFIDGSSLSQLSYWLYGLAVVYLLYSLASYFQNYWMVSIAQQTVFRIRTQLYGHFFKLPLRFFDKRKHGELMSRATNDIETISSTLNSAFIQVVSSILTLTGTVAVMLWLSPLLTLITMLIVPLMFYGMRWITKRTSLLFKQQQSAIGEMNGLIEESITGQHVVKAFSQETEMLRQFDEKNSRIRTVGFWALTYSGFIPKVMNTLNSLSFAIVALAGGLFAYYGHISIGTIIIFTEYARQFTRPLNDLANQFNTVLSALAGAERVFLIMDEKEDEIDGENVELLGNVRFQNVSFQYDAQASSPTLSNVSFEVKSGQSVALIGQTGAGKTTIMQLLTGLYEKTDGKIVFDDMEIEEISKASLRSQMAFVLQDPFLFEMSIKENIRYGKLDATDEEIYEAAKKANAHTFIDKLPEKYDTILSADGSQISQGQKQLLSIARAFVADPKILLLDEATSSIDTVTELHIQEALEKLMEDRTSFIIAHRLNTIRKVDYVIVLNQGKIIEQGKRQQLIENQGVFGQMLNV; this is translated from the coding sequence ATGAAGTTTTTCGACTATGAACCGATCATCACAAAAGAACAAATCAAAAACGCAAGCGGTAGGAAGAAAAAAGGTGAACGTGCCCAAAACTGGACATATACATTGAAGCGTATTTTCGATTTTGTAGCCGAACAGAAAATGCTCCTGTTTATCGTTCTGCTGCTTGTCATATTAAGTTCAGCGTTCGCATTGATCGGCCCGTTCATCATCGGACGACTGATCGACCAGTTTATTGACGGCAGTTCACTTAGCCAGCTTTCATATTGGCTGTATGGGCTTGCGGTCGTATATTTACTTTACAGTTTGGCGAGCTATTTCCAGAACTACTGGATGGTCAGCATCGCCCAGCAAACCGTCTTTCGAATTCGTACACAGCTATATGGTCACTTTTTCAAGCTCCCTCTTCGCTTTTTCGATAAACGAAAACACGGGGAATTAATGAGCCGTGCGACGAACGATATTGAAACAATCAGCTCGACATTAAACAGTGCCTTTATCCAGGTGGTATCAAGTATTTTGACATTAACCGGTACGGTTGCCGTCATGCTTTGGCTCAGCCCATTACTGACGCTGATTACAATGCTGATCGTACCGCTCATGTTCTACGGGATGCGCTGGATTACCAAGCGCACAAGTCTGCTGTTTAAACAGCAGCAGTCAGCGATCGGGGAAATGAACGGATTAATCGAAGAATCCATTACCGGTCAGCATGTCGTCAAAGCCTTTTCACAGGAAACGGAAATGCTGCGTCAGTTCGACGAGAAAAATTCTCGCATCCGCACAGTCGGTTTCTGGGCGTTAACGTATTCCGGTTTCATTCCGAAAGTGATGAATACTTTGAACAGTTTAAGCTTTGCGATTGTCGCATTGGCCGGTGGTTTATTTGCCTATTACGGTCATATTTCCATCGGGACAATTATTATTTTCACAGAGTATGCACGACAGTTTACCCGTCCGTTAAATGATTTGGCCAACCAGTTCAACACCGTCCTATCTGCTTTGGCCGGAGCGGAACGTGTTTTCCTGATCATGGATGAAAAAGAAGATGAAATTGACGGGGAAAATGTGGAACTGCTCGGCAATGTTCGATTCCAAAATGTTTCGTTCCAGTATGATGCGCAAGCTTCCTCCCCTACCCTGTCAAATGTATCCTTTGAGGTGAAATCCGGACAGTCGGTTGCATTGATCGGTCAAACCGGTGCCGGGAAAACAACAATCATGCAGCTGTTGACAGGACTTTATGAAAAAACCGACGGAAAAATTGTATTTGACGATATGGAAATAGAAGAAATTTCAAAAGCGAGTTTGCGCAGTCAAATGGCATTCGTCCTTCAGGATCCCTTCCTGTTTGAAATGTCGATTAAAGAAAACATCCGGTACGGAAAACTCGATGCAACAGATGAGGAAATTTATGAGGCCGCGAAAAAAGCGAATGCCCATACATTTATCGATAAGCTGCCGGAAAAATACGATACGATTTTAAGTGCGGACGGCAGCCAGATTTCTCAAGGTCAAAAACAGCTGTTATCAATCGCCCGTGCCTTTGTGGCAGATCCGAAAATTCTGTTGTTGGATGAAGCGACAAGCAGTATCGACACTGTGACAGAGCTGCATATTCAGGAAGCACTCGAGAAGCTGATGGAGGACCGTACGAGCTTCATCATCGCCCATCGCCTGAATACAATCCGCAAAGTCGACTATGTCATCGTCCTGAACCAAGGGAAAATCATCGAACAAGGAAAACGCCAACAATTAATTGAAAACCAGGGCGTTTTCGGACAAATGCTTAACGTGTAA
- a CDS encoding CPBP family intramembrane glutamic endopeptidase, with amino-acid sequence MDYIELKNFKLRYFILFAVSIFIASFILLFITDIPASEEWITFLISVSCLMYLMHQTKKWNFIYNEHPIHATMTKGRWAKYLSITACFQLITVVFTAILLTIVYLVFEEHIRELFSFFPTMDLEEVRPSPLVYILFFINICILAPIYEELLFRGILLRRFTLRWSPQKSIIISSIIFGIIHLNPINVVFAFALGCVLGYAYLKTKNIVIPMLLHSFNNFLAYLQFVYTNQTTEIDLPTTEAARQGLMINVAFFFILTAIIVFLLVKYYKNFRSLTNPAPKLEEQTDIETV; translated from the coding sequence ATGGATTATATTGAATTGAAAAATTTCAAGCTGCGCTATTTTATATTGTTTGCAGTTAGTATTTTCATAGCAAGTTTTATCTTGTTATTCATAACCGATATTCCGGCCAGTGAAGAGTGGATTACATTTTTAATTTCGGTCAGTTGTTTAATGTACTTGATGCATCAAACAAAAAAATGGAATTTCATCTATAATGAACACCCGATTCACGCGACAATGACAAAAGGGCGCTGGGCAAAATATTTATCGATTACAGCATGCTTCCAACTGATCACCGTTGTGTTTACAGCGATTTTATTAACGATTGTCTATCTTGTTTTTGAAGAGCATATACGGGAACTGTTTTCGTTCTTTCCGACGATGGATCTGGAAGAAGTGCGCCCATCACCACTCGTATACATCCTGTTTTTTATAAATATTTGCATTCTTGCACCGATTTATGAGGAATTATTATTCAGAGGGATCTTGCTTCGTCGTTTCACATTAAGATGGAGCCCGCAAAAGAGTATTATTATTTCTTCTATTATATTTGGCATTATCCACCTCAACCCGATCAATGTTGTCTTTGCTTTTGCATTGGGCTGTGTGCTTGGTTATGCCTACCTTAAAACTAAAAATATTGTGATACCAATGCTACTGCATAGTTTTAATAATTTCCTGGCATATCTCCAATTTGTTTATACAAATCAAACGACAGAAATTGATTTGCCGACAACAGAAGCAGCCCGACAAGGGTTGATGATAAATGTGGCGTTCTTTTTCATATTGACGGCTATTATTGTCTTTTTACTCGTGAAATACTATAAAAACTTCCGCAGTTTAACAAATCCGGCACCGAAGTTGGAGGAGCAAACAGATATCGAAACGGTTTAG
- a CDS encoding response regulator transcription factor has protein sequence MSKILIVEDEQQIARVLQLELGFEGYETAIAHTGTDGLLKFHEEEYDLVLLDVMLPELNGLEVLKRIRKHNESVPVLLLTAKSNIEDKVTGLDYGANDYITKPFEFDELLARIRVALRFSHKAIPEPTSSTVHTFQDLSLNEQTREVTRQAQQIDLTPREFDLLLHFMKHAKLVQSREQLLNAVWGFDYYGDTNVVDVYVRYLRQKLEVNLNLPSLLHTVRGVGYVLKEATNET, from the coding sequence ATGTCCAAAATTTTAATCGTGGAAGATGAACAGCAGATTGCACGTGTACTACAGCTGGAGCTGGGATTTGAAGGCTATGAAACAGCTATTGCCCATACCGGCACGGATGGATTGCTGAAATTTCATGAAGAAGAATATGATTTAGTGTTGCTTGATGTCATGCTGCCGGAGCTGAACGGTTTGGAAGTACTGAAACGAATTCGCAAACATAACGAATCTGTTCCGGTCCTTTTACTGACCGCTAAAAGCAATATAGAAGATAAAGTGACAGGGCTTGATTATGGGGCAAATGACTATATAACAAAACCGTTCGAATTCGATGAACTGCTTGCACGCATTCGTGTGGCATTGCGATTTTCACACAAAGCTATCCCAGAGCCAACATCTTCGACAGTCCATACATTTCAGGATTTATCGTTAAATGAGCAGACACGTGAAGTTACAAGACAAGCACAGCAAATCGATTTGACTCCCCGTGAGTTTGACTTGCTGCTGCATTTTATGAAGCATGCGAAACTTGTACAGTCACGTGAGCAGCTGCTGAATGCGGTTTGGGGATTTGACTATTATGGGGATACAAATGTCGTTGACGTATATGTTCGTTATTTGCGTCAAAAACTGGAGGTAAATCTGAATTTACCATCACTGCTGCATACAGTTCGCGGTGTCGGCTATGTCTTAAAGGAAGCGACAAATGAAACTTAA
- a CDS encoding sensor histidine kinase yields MKLNTKVNLFSMLLTSVILIGSFTGIYYLYKEFAFSTEAEQLQARANELTTAISALDTTDGIDSIYGAYLPTDGAIIVYDSAGNQIKRLQKTSGQIDYELDPSQHYTEKTIRDIPHIALATPLILPDDEIASAKLIQPLPTITENMNRLLIILVLMTLVALIPIYLASQLFVQLIVKPVQQLTTTMEKNIQQSSYEQIPVRKQSNDEIAQMATTYNHLMAQLEDAHDKQQQFVGNASHELKTPLTVIESYTKLLKRRGTQDAKITEEALEAILKETTNMKAMIEQMLALAKTNEMTKINMTTFALQPFIEQIVQSIKAAYHRDILVNIPDVEITTDEAKLKQLLFIFIDNARKYSDDVIKIHASVKNDLHISIQDFGVGIPEEDLPNLFHRFYRVDKDRNRKTGGTGIGLSIAKELADRLNAEVSIDSELGKGTTILLIVPLSGGAQHES; encoded by the coding sequence ATGAAACTTAATACGAAAGTAAATCTGTTTTCGATGTTATTGACTTCGGTTATATTAATCGGCAGTTTTACAGGTATTTATTATTTATATAAAGAGTTTGCCTTTTCAACGGAGGCTGAACAATTGCAGGCACGGGCAAATGAGCTGACGACTGCCATCAGCGCACTGGATACAACAGATGGCATCGATTCGATTTACGGAGCTTATCTTCCGACTGACGGTGCGATCATCGTTTATGACAGCGCAGGCAATCAAATAAAAAGGCTTCAAAAAACATCCGGGCAAATTGATTATGAACTTGATCCGTCACAGCATTATACGGAAAAAACTATTCGTGATATCCCCCATATTGCGCTTGCGACACCACTTATTTTGCCGGATGATGAGATTGCTTCTGCAAAGCTGATCCAGCCATTGCCGACAATTACCGAAAATATGAACCGGCTGCTGATAATATTAGTTTTGATGACACTTGTTGCACTCATTCCGATTTATTTGGCGAGCCAGCTGTTTGTTCAGCTGATCGTAAAACCAGTTCAGCAGCTGACAACAACGATGGAAAAAAATATTCAGCAGTCAAGCTATGAGCAAATTCCGGTCCGCAAGCAGTCAAACGATGAAATTGCACAAATGGCCACAACATACAATCATCTGATGGCACAGCTGGAAGATGCCCATGACAAACAGCAGCAATTTGTCGGCAATGCTTCACATGAACTGAAAACACCGTTAACGGTCATTGAAAGTTATACAAAACTGTTAAAACGCCGTGGCACACAAGACGCAAAAATTACGGAAGAAGCGTTGGAAGCGATTTTAAAGGAAACTACCAATATGAAGGCCATGATTGAACAAATGCTAGCATTGGCAAAAACAAATGAAATGACGAAAATCAATATGACGACATTTGCATTACAGCCTTTTATCGAGCAGATTGTACAAAGCATAAAAGCCGCGTATCATCGTGATATTCTCGTTAATATTCCCGATGTGGAAATTACAACGGATGAAGCAAAATTAAAACAACTGCTTTTTATCTTTATCGATAATGCACGAAAATACAGTGACGATGTTATTAAAATCCACGCCTCTGTGAAAAATGATCTGCATATTTCCATCCAGGATTTTGGTGTCGGCATACCTGAAGAAGATCTCCCGAATTTGTTCCACCGTTTTTACCGGGTTGATAAAGACCGGAACAGGAAAACCGGCGGAACCGGCATCGGCCTATCGATTGCAAAGGAACTCGCCGACCGTTTAAATGCCGAAGTTTCCATCGACAGCGAACTAGGGAAAGGAACGACGATTTTACTCATTGTTCCACTTTCAGGAGGTGCACAGCATGAAAGCTAA
- a CDS encoding PepSY domain-containing protein, whose product MKAKWIILCIAVILIGFFITLTVKQLSTPHELNTNELELNIKDIYNADVQTLVKEKDYFVASFNKDGSIFEVNVNAVTGQFSDLKLIHKNENKQSEEQTNPETTKENQTTANKPAENTSKPLLSKEQAVDIALKEVPGEVDSVEFIKNAEGGIYFVEIEQEDDVTVQVHAITGEIIVIKYDD is encoded by the coding sequence ATGAAAGCTAAATGGATTATACTATGCATCGCCGTCATCCTCATCGGATTTTTCATTACACTGACAGTCAAGCAATTATCAACACCGCATGAACTGAACACGAATGAACTGGAATTGAATATTAAAGATATATATAATGCGGATGTCCAAACATTGGTCAAAGAAAAAGACTATTTTGTCGCTTCTTTCAATAAAGACGGTTCGATTTTCGAAGTGAATGTAAATGCTGTAACAGGTCAATTTTCCGATTTGAAACTTATTCATAAAAATGAAAATAAACAATCCGAGGAGCAAACGAATCCGGAAACAACAAAAGAAAATCAAACCACAGCAAATAAGCCGGCTGAAAATACTTCAAAGCCATTGCTTTCAAAAGAGCAAGCAGTAGACATTGCGTTAAAGGAAGTGCCCGGTGAAGTCGATTCTGTAGAGTTTATAAAAAATGCAGAAGGCGGCATCTATTTTGTGGAGATTGAACAAGAAGATGATGTAACTGTTCAAGTACATGCCATTACCGGCGAGATTATCGTGATTAAATATGATGATTAA
- a CDS encoding PepSY domain-containing protein codes for MNKKFLAIPALLVAIGGGAVFAQSDLFAQAENNPSISAGEAKKIALKQLDGEIIGFEYDGDDRTPHYEIDIVKDNEKIEVEVNAGTGKAVVTERESIHNVKTENTVKTEDTVKATDSANNSSIITEKQAIEIAQAKAKGTLTDLELDEDDNRLIYEIEIRNGKMEYDFEIDAKTGDIIKYEEDLDDDRFDD; via the coding sequence ATGAATAAAAAATTTTTGGCAATCCCGGCATTACTAGTAGCAATTGGTGGAGGTGCAGTTTTCGCACAATCGGATCTGTTTGCGCAAGCCGAAAACAATCCAAGCATTTCAGCTGGTGAAGCAAAGAAAATCGCGTTAAAACAATTGGACGGTGAAATTATCGGTTTTGAATATGATGGAGATGACCGCACACCACATTATGAAATCGATATCGTGAAAGACAATGAAAAAATCGAAGTTGAAGTGAATGCAGGTACAGGTAAAGCGGTTGTAACAGAACGTGAAAGCATTCATAACGTTAAAACGGAAAATACAGTAAAAACTGAGGATACAGTAAAAGCAACAGATTCAGCGAACAATTCTTCAATCATTACTGAAAAACAGGCAATTGAAATTGCTCAGGCAAAAGCAAAGGGAACATTAACGGACCTTGAATTGGATGAAGATGATAACCGTCTGATCTATGAAATCGAAATCCGCAACGGTAAAATGGAATACGATTTTGAAATCGATGCTAAAACAGGCGACATTATTAAGTACGAAGAAGATCTGGACGATGACCGTTTTGATGACTAA